Below is a genomic region from Medicago truncatula cultivar Jemalong A17 chromosome 3, MtrunA17r5.0-ANR, whole genome shotgun sequence.
ATTATGTCAACTGATGAATATATCAACTTCTGTGTTTTTGTATTAATTGATGTGGTAACACATCATtagtatgtgaaaaataattGTAGAGTATACtagttaaattcttttaataataCTTAATATTAGTGGATGTAAAGATGATTGGGTAGTTAGTTGGAGGTAAGAGAATTGATTGGAGTGgagtgataaaaattttaaatgcataaacataaaagtATCAATTTCATTGGACGActttctattatatatatatatatatatatttgattttttctacattatcctctcttgtttagaggatATTTACCCCTAaaagatatcaaccaatcataATGTAATacaaaatgtaacattaaatgtcaaataaatgagtcaatttattttaggaaaaattacactaaatgtcatttatcttatttatttataacacattggtcctttatcttttttttttgtcccattTAGGTCATTTATCTATTAAAATGTGCACAAGTTAatccttttcttcatttttctattaaaaaaacatgaaaatattaattatataaaatattttttaataaataaattcataaaccCTATAAACATTTCACcctcatattcatcatcttcatcctcttccttgaatcaaaaaaaattgtccatccaaataaaccttcaaattccttaaatattttcacttccatcttcttctaaacacaaaattcaAAGTCCCCAAAattcataaaccctaattttaccaaaccgataaatttagattttggatttaaagaaaaaatctcACAATTTGGATATTTAACTTCTCATGTTTGAGTGCTCAAGCATAGTTTTAGTAAAGATCATCACAGCTTAGATCTTGTAATTTTCTCATCAAATACAATCATCACTTTCCCTATAGCTTTCCTATCTCTGATGGTAGTGAAGGCGAGGTTGGCCTCCAACAATAAGAAATTGTTTATACCATTGTATAGCACTAGTCCAAAATCCAAAAaggttaagaaactaaaaagcTAAACAGCTAGCTCATATGCACAATCCTCGTCAAGTTCACATCAAACACCATTATAATCAAATTTCATAGAAAACAAGAAACCTGATACTTTGAATTTTCGGTTTCTTtctttaaattcaaaattcagaTTTATGGGTTTTGCAAACCTAGGGTTTATAAAATTTgagtattttgaattttgtgtttagaagaagatggaagtgaaaatatttaaggaatttgaaggtttatttggatggacaatttttttgatttaagtaagaagatgaagatgatgaatatgaggATGAAATGTTCATAGGGttcatgaatttatttatttttataaaaaaatattttataaaacaaagttattaataaaattaatattttcatgtttttttaatagaaaaatgaagaaaaggatTAACTTGTACACATTTTAATAGATAGAGGACctaaatgggaaaaaaaaaaagataaaggactaatgtgttataaataaataagataaaggaccttTAGTGTTATATGatgggttgaatttgatgtgaaattttaattgttgcaAGACccatagtgtaaattaattaagattgaatacctaaatatataattaaattaaatgttaccttaggattaaaattgatttttttttatagaaaaaattgactcatttatttgacatttaatgttacatttgtatattacattttgattggttgatatcttaAAAGGATAAATACccctaaacaagagagggtaatctaggcctcaccattatatttttattgtgcTTTTACTTCCTCTTTCTCTCACTCTCTTTACTATTTTTGCCCaaaaaaagaggaaagaaaaatattgttgcaaaaattataataaaattgttatacaaatatcactacttcTTACATAATGAAGTGAAATAAAAACTTTAAGCTCAACTTGTTCTTCATGGTTTTACTTTTGTACTATCTACttcattctttaaatttaactcGAAGATTCAATTGCCTTATGAATAATATATAGGAAGACTAAAGATTTTATTTcgaacacataaaaaaaaagtcggAGAGAGTACATATAAAATTTAGCTTTGAGActtgaccaacaaaaaaaaaattaggtttgaGATAATTGTCTTATCTCATTGCAAAAAATTAACACAATGCCCCAACTACAATTTGATGGTCAAATCATATGAccatgatgaattgatgatagcACCTAAGACCAATTTACCAAGTACCAAAGCTACGTGCAACTTGCAAACAAAACTCAATGCATCTGAACTCtactttatttaaataaactaaaatatcaaaatggaaaataatttaatcataACAAAGTGACATCAACAATGTGATTTGagtaatatatgtaaaaaattatagcaCATTGGGTTCTAATACAGACTTCTACAATTCgtaaattaaacataaatttattttagatcATCAATGATTTTATAGTTCTCCCTCAAAcctatttcttttttcatcgattgaattaatataatttcaaacTCAAATCTTCATTTAGTAGGCAATATGTCCCTCATCCTTAGGCAAACATGCGTACTTCAATCTTcgtagatttattttatttatttattaaaataataaaatgttatgTTCACAACTCaactatatttaaaaaaaaaaacataaaaaaatactaactCAATTAGTAAAATGTCGAAATCACTAGACTGACCGTTGTGAGCGGGCTTCGAACCTCAATCCCtcacttgtgtgtgtgaattCAATGATTATTTGTTtcgtttattaaaaaaatgttgcaaATATTCATTGATCCTTTGGCAGAAATGGTAGGCCGTACTTTTCTTATGGTATTTGACACCTGCTTCTCAAAGATGATGACATTTTTGGGTGGAATGTGGTGAATTGTTGCAACTTGCGAGCATATTTATCTAACATTTGGCATCGACAAAAAAGCGatgattaataatatattatgcaGAATTTCTCAGTGCGAAGAGCATAGCATATATTGTGGATATTATCTACATATATTCCTTgttaatatcaatttttaatattttttgttaataattaaaACTATGCATTGCcatattgatattattatgtgaCGAAAGAGTAACATCTTAAAGATGAAAAAGTGATTTGCTAAACAAATTGAAGTAAATGAAATGGCATTTAACAATTGAGTGATCGTATATATGCTTGGAATCAGATCCGGAGTCAATAATGCATGGTATGGTAGTGCAAATTCTCAACTCtagctatttatttatttatagccACCCGCTGACAACTCCTACTCACTAACACAACAACCCAAATTATAGGAAACTTTCAGTTCTCCGGTCGTACCAAAATGTCTAACCCCAACCCTAATCCCAACCCCAACCCCAAAGTTTTCTTTGACATGACCGTCGGAGACGAACCGGTCGGTCGTATCGTCATGGAACTTTATGCCGACACCACTCCTCTTACCGCCGATAACTTCCGTGCACTCTGTACCGGGGAGAAAGGACTCGGTAGCAGCGGCAAGCCTCTCCATTACAAAGGCTCTACCTTCCACCGTGTCATACCTGATTTCATGTGTCAAGGAGGTGACTTCACCGCCGGTAATGGTACAGGTGGAGAGTCCATCTACGGGTCCAAATTCGCCGACGAGAATTTCATCAAAACCCACACAGGTCCAGGTGTTCTTTCGATGGCAAATGCAGGACCCGGTACGAATGGATCGCAGTTCTTTATATGCACGGCAAAGACGGAGTGGCTTGACGGGAAGCATGTGGTTTTTGGTGAGGTGGTTGAAGGAATGGAGGTGGTGAAAGAGATTGAGAAAGTTGGTTCCGGTTCGGGAAAAACATCAAAGCCAGTGGTTATTGCTGACTGCGGCCAACTCTCTGATGATAATCATCTTAATAACCAACAACATATATAGCATGATGATTCATGTTTCATGGATTTTAATTACTTTCGCTTTAGTAGTACGTACGTACGTTTCCTAATTTGCTGTATTAAGAAAGTTTTTAAGGAAGGAATTAATAAAGTTGTTTGCTGTATTAATTTTGTTGATAATTAATTGCTATTGTTTTACAAGTTTGTCCTTCAtgaaagaaaattaagaaatattttcATGAGTATTTAATACATATTCCAGAAAAATATGGGTATATTgacaaagaaataattaatgcatttgAAATCTAAAgagaattttataataaatgagtcttataaattatattaactcCCTTCTACCATTTTTACcagaaacaattgactttttagatacattgaataatttatgtatttgttttaaattcttgaccaaatacataaattattcaatatatctaaaaagttgattgtttcttttaaataaCACCGGAGggatttagaaagaaaaaaaaacaactaaaatcACACAATTACAATATGTGGTGAAtttaaaaaggaagaaaaaaaattatgggagcaagaaaaaaaaaacaagagttAAGCTCAGACAAACAAGAATAGTCCACGACCTCACAATCTTAGCATTACGATCTTTTCATCTTTAGATTTCAAATCTCTAACGTAAACAATCTTTTTGATTTGGTTAATTAAGGAGCTCCTAATCTGACTAATGATTGTTCTGAAAGATTCTGATATTCCTTTTGTTTCCAAATTATATATTGCGTACAATTGTTCATGTTGCACTGACTTTAAATATATTGAATCACACACTGTCAATTACTAGTATAAATGTTCATATTACTCCATTGCATTGCACTATTTCAATCAACCTCATAATACTCACATATTAGAATGTATTTCATTctcccttttatataaaaatgcaaaattggTCATATTGTATTTCAAATTTACTATGTTTGTCGCAAGCTGACAATCTGGAGCAAAgtaacaaacaaatattttggaGAGCAAAATTTGTTTTGAAGCAAGAGAGCAAAGTTATTACATGTCATTTTTGTCCAACTAACTTTGacaaaattgtcttttaaatCATTATACATTCCAAACATCACCATGCAGAAAAACTTTTTTCACTATCCGTGaaactagagctgtcaaaaatgggCCGGGTTCATGGGCCGGCCCATATTTTTGAGTCGGGTCgggcctaaaaaaattaattaaagaatgcACTCGGGCTTTTTCGGCCCAAGCCCATTTGGGCCATACAAAGTTGGGCCGGGCTGGCCCATCGGACTTTGTGTCGGCCCATTAacccatatttcattttatttttgttaaaaaacaacatatttttaaaaaaaattatcaactaatttaaaatttattaacaaaaaaatatttaaataaataaacttaataaatatggatgaatttagcttacagttttaaaattttaaagtttataaattattaatttgatttaattgaaagaataatctagagtttaattattattcaatgttaatgtaaaaattatttatatttttatgtccatccaatcatattttagcaaaaaaataatggtgagtaactaatacataagaaaatacataaaaaaaagtgaataaattttaaaaataaaacataaacgggcCAGACCGGGCTGGCCATAGCCCACCCGAGCCGGGCCGGACTGACCCATTTCTATAGTCGGGCCTCTCGGACCCGGGCCGGGCTGGGCCGGGCcggcccatttgacacctctacGTAAAACTACTTCCATGACCATGAGTTATTAGTATGGTTTATACAGCACAAAAACAAATCCATTAGCACCAAAAAATATAGTTATGTTATGGTTATTTTTGAAAGGAATATAGGTATGGTTATATTTGTacccaaaataataaataaatatagttttggttatattaaaagaaattaaaatcataGCCTTTGGACTTTGATAGGCTTACTTGCCGCTTATCACCTCTAACTCATCAAAAAATCTTTCTAGCTAGCTAGCAGGACGCAACAAGTAGTGTGGAACTCAACATGTGATGTGTAGTTGGAAAAGCAGAAAATGTTTCagcataaattaaaattaatggaCGCTTCTTCttaaatccgaaccggattcacacTTCACAGAATTCAAAATGTTTCTCCCAGCATTAATGAATGAATTGCTCTCTCTCTCAACTCTACCTTTACGGCTATTAGTAATACCTACTGCCACCGCTCAAGTTTTAGCGGCCACGTCACCAACATTTTTGATCTCTTCAGCTTGAAGATTATGTTTTTGCTCCTATTGCATTGTACGGCATTATAATGTGTCACCATATTAGCATTTCCCTTGGTGTATTATTACcattaaaaatagaataaactataaaatgtttttcttGAAAGAAGATGGTAGGGGTGCGAGCCAACCCCAATTACTTCATTGAGCATATTCAAATTCAACCGTTTTGTTTGAGtgtttttcttagtttttttttacactttgttGAGTATGGTTAGTAGGCATCAAAGAGGGGTAAGCGGCGAGGAAGTTGAGATAGCGAAACATTGTGAAGCTCATATTGTTCTAATCTAAATCTTATTACTACCTcggttcctttttaattgtcatttttttttttatactttacgcaaatcaatacaatcaataaatattactatTTTTGATATAATACTtcatacttttactataataaccttattcatttaatatctcattttatatatttatctttcaacaataaataactaagggtaatattggtaaaacaacatttaatgttgcattgaactttgaaaggagttaaattgaaacaaaaattttctccaaaagtgacacttaaaaagaaacggatGGATTTGTGTTTTGGGTGTTGTAACATTTATATAGTAGTATATGTTTTGGGTGTTGTAACATTGTAAATAGTAGTTCATTCAAGTAAAATACCGAAATAGTTGTAGAAGTGGATGCACTTGACCAAACTGCGTAAACCTATAGTCATATTTCATTGTTTGTGATTTgtgttttgttcttcttttaCTAGTACTAGTTGTTCTTGTTAGTTTTTCGTAATTAGTTTTACTTAGTTTAGGTCGAACCTTAAGTAGAATTTATGATTTAATTGATTTGTTGAAAAGAAACTACGACAAATTTTTTGTGAATGGAGTCCGTGACGGAtccaacaattttaaataatggGGGTaccatatataaaaatttgtagcATTATATTCTgaaaacaatgaattttttcattttcaatatcaataaaaacattccttaaaaaaaaatatatcaataaaaacATCTCTCTACATATATGAGTaactaaataattatttaatcggTCATCTTCCATCCGATTTTTTATAATCTTGTTAACCGGTGTCCCGGGAGCATTGGTTAATTAAGAAGTTAAAAGTAGAAATGAAAGATATATAACTTGCATTGAAAAGATCgactttttaaatttcaaaacatagaatacacaatttccaaaaaaatattttcttttataattcttTAACCAGTATTCCGGggacaccggttaacatttctcatattcatattattaaGAAAGAATTTGAGATACAAATGATAATAGATATCAACCAAAAGAGAAATGATTTATGATAAGTGTGGACCATATAGTTAAAATTCCAACTATTGACCGCTTAACTTATAACATAGATCCGTCCATGTAGTTCATTGAAACAAAAagtgttttaattttgtttaagtatcttgtaattttaaaataactaaatttaGACTATATTGAACttctaataaaataaagtatcaattgattatatatattttttaaactataaatcTATGAAGTTGGTATCCAATACAAAacgataaaatttataaattacatTTACCAAAAGATCAActcaaaataaatgttattttactttttaacataattttttttgagggaacataatattaattactattttattttgagagaataatattaattactattattaatcatatattatcgattgataatatatgtattatttgcCTAAGAGCCCTAACTTCATAAATATTGGATGAACATATAAGAGAAAGTTATTATCATCTCCAATGCTTCTACAAATTTTAGCACCATGAATGAGACTTCTACTCTCAATTCCATGATGTCTAATAAAGTCGAGGGACCTTCAGAACAAATAATATAGAGACAGGGTGATCGCCTAGACCGAGACCCATAGTGAGATGTTATTGGACCAACATGATCATCAATGGTAATATACATCAATGTATAACGATGATAACTTAATAAAATTACAGGGTTTTTACTAAATATTAATCTGAATTTgatttcatgttttaatttgtttttttgagggaatttcatgttttaattttattcctaCATGAAAAAATGACTATGAGCAGAGCATTAAAAGTGGCAGTTGAGAGTTAGGAGTGTGCATCTATTTGGGGCGCATTCGCTCTTTTAACTCACTTTTGCATTCAACTAGTATTTATTGAAGTGGTCATTCATCACATTATTGTCACACACAGTACCCATTTCTCATTTGCATTTGCCAACTGGACTTGTAACATTCATGGAGTTGCCGGAGAAACTTTTGTTTgcaatatttttaattctttcagTGGCCATTGATGGAACAAAGGCAGATACTATGCTCACTGGCACTGTCATTTGTGATCAATGCAAAGACGGGCAGAGATCTCTTTACGATTATCCTGTTAATGGTGAGATCTAACCCTTTCAACATCATTTTTGTTTCCTTGTTTTATGGTTTGAACTTGCTATACTCATATGATATACTCCATGCATTTTGTGTTCTAGTGACGAGTACTGTCATTCAACTCATTTTAGTTATACGTTCCACACATACATCTAAGAGCATCTTCATTTCTTTGTCTTTAGAGACCAAGAACACATAATAACCATTTTAGTTTTTCTCCTGCATTGATAGGACTATTTATGGTTTGGCTCAGGAAGGAAAACCGAACCAATTTGAACGAACCTCTATCATAGTTTGGTCAATCGCAATAATTGTGTTTTTGAACCAAAACCACCTTGAtataaaagaagagaaatgttaacttgtgccttaaaaaactaaacatagaAGTATTCAATGttgtaaaaatttaataatttatattttcaatgcaaaatttatttaatatttcatttttgaacTCCTTAGCATGACCCTAAAAAAACTAGAAGTTGAATCAAATTGAATATTATgaccgataaaaaaaaaataaaaaatcaaactacaCCAATGAGCCGTAAGATAGttcacaattttgttttcttcaatgCGGTTCATTTTGATTTAATGGTTCCATTTAGTTTATGGTTTCTTGATTTGATAAGTGAGAAAGAAAACATGATGAAAAGTGAGTCCATTATgagtttttatttgaaatagACATTGGTGTAAAATATGGTTAATGTATGTTTTTAATTGTTACTTACATGGATTGAATTAGTCTACTTAAATTGTATATAAGATCCCAAGAAATATTTAAGAACCAAAAGTCAGTTTTGTATTAATAGGTatattcttacatttttttatcaaaaaagaaGTTCAATAGTTGGAGATGCTATAAATAACTTTACTactggaaaagaaaaaaatttatagtTGTTGTGTATCATGAGAATGAGATAGACTGATACTTTTTCACATGCTCGCATGTTGTGACTTGTAAGGTAAAAGTGCAAGATTTTCCCCCTCTACTGTTTTAGTTAGGGTGGCCTTTGTTTTGTCTTAGCTGAAATTTTTAATTGCCTCTAGTTGGGACAGTTGGGCAGCTGGTTATGTTCAATAAATACAATTAATTTGGtcacaatatatatattaatgtcATACATACCTATGTCATAGATTTTATTGACCAAATTTAATGCAGGTGCAAAAGTAACTCTGTCATGTAGTGACAGCAATGGGCAAGTAACAATGTCAAGAGAAGAAACAACAAATTGGTTTGGAAGCTATACAATGAGGTTTGATGGAGCACCAGACTTAGGTGGTTGTTCTGCACATGTCTCAGGAAGTAATAATAGACAAGGAGGACCAATGAGTTGTGGTGAAGGTGCTGGTCCTGCACAAAATCCAAGACTCATGTTTAGGATGTTTGACATGGAGATGTATGCTGTGGATCCACTCCTTGCTCAGCCTTCTCAACCTATGCAATACTGCTCAACATCTTCCAACCCATCCCCACCACCACCCATTTCTTCTCCTCCTCCACATTTCAACCTACccccaatgatttttccagaaGCTTCAGCATGTCCATCACAGTAAGTTTATTACTGTTAACCTTTCATATTAccattaatgatatttttgtaaaattactAAAAGAAATGGTATAAATGTTTTAAGTTTACTATATTCttcaattgaaaataataacattaggcaaaaaaataaaacgcGCCAGATAGGGGTCGAACCTACGACCTTCTGCTTAGGAAACAGACGCTCTATCCACTGAGCTACAAGCGCTTGTTgtgaaatataattataaccagaAATTTATTCATCATTCAAAAACATGCAACTTTGTAAACTGTGTTGTTGATAGGAAGTGGACAATGCCCGAATATGAATGCTATTGGAGGGGTGTGAACAGAGACACAAAAGTAGGTGTAGCTTTTGGAATGGTTGCAGCAAGGAGATATGGAACAGACATGACATTGTGGTATGGACTGAAAGGGAGAGGAGATCCTTATAGGACTCTTTTGAGAGAAGGGATCACTGCACTTCTTAACTCATATAACAGCATCCAATTCTCTTACCATCCACTTGGTGTAATCACACACATGAATTATGCTTTGATGGGCTCAACTAGGGATGTCCTCGTTACTGCTTATCACTTCATGAGAGCTAATTCTGGTGCTGGAAATGTTTCTTGCAAATTCACTTCTTGCAATTAATATTTTACCCTTTTCCTAGTATGTTCgggaaattatttattatttttaacaactttATCTATCTTATCCAGAAAAAATGTTGACGCACTGTAAACATATATGCTATGCTAGAatgttaatttaaatatattctatATATGGTTTTGAATATGCAACACCCCAGACAATTCAGACATGGTTAGTCCCATTTTCATAatcatacacaattaaatcattacttaaagtatttgaattcaattttttaatctattttattatattagcatctttatttttatttaagactGGAGTAATAATTTAATTAGCATCAGCGAACTGGATATATTTAGAaccacaaacaaaaaataaatatacagcACTAGTccccaaaaaattaataaaaaaacctaaatagCACTAGCCAACGAAAAAAAAACGAGAACTGGAATTCGACGTTCTGACTTTACCGAAAACAAATTGGTGCAAGCAAGCAAAGATAACAAGAATTGTAAAATGCGAAAAATCAATCCATGGCATAACAAAGGAAGATAAAAAGAACTGATGCATTTCTTCCCTCTTTGGCTCTTTTTTTTAGTGTCAATTtttcatgaataaaaaatattacgaggatttgataaatttatatagcaatcttttttttttttaatatatatatatatatatatatatatatatatatatatatatatatatatatatatatatatatatatatataaaggaaatgtttgtgaaaattgcttttttgaaaaaggaaagttcctattgacacaattaaaatacataaatacccccaacgatagttaactaccgttatTCAAAGcgccggcagttaactgccgctggaagCCCACGGTTGTTAACAACCACTACGTTCTGCGAATAAACAAGAACAGAACCCTCATTTTTCCATTTTCCAGATTTCTCAACTTCCAAATTTCTCCAAACTTGTACTTCACGAATTTGCgccaaatttcatcaattaattcaCAAGTAAGTTCTTTCCTTCCTATTTACATGCAATGTAGTTTCTTTAGGGTgttagttttcataattttgaGCCAAATGTTAGTTTTAGGTTAGGTTaggaaattgaaaattaaacttgATTTAGATGTTTTAAAGTATTGTTTATGCTGGAATTGTTGTTTAGTGTAAATGTAGGTACAATGTAGCCctttagatgttcaaataacactagtTGTGCTCCTAATTTAGAACGCACataaggtgtttgatgaaatgcctaAGTGAGAAAATGTTGctttttttgtgtaattttttttcaaatatgttCAATTTTATAATGTATATATGCTGTAATTATTATAGACTTggatttataaattttttggcaAGTTTGATGAATGACATAATGTGGTATGTTACATAAAGTTTGATGAATGTGTtatattaaatttcatttatCATATATGCTTAAGTTTAAATTGTGATAATGTAAGGGTTAGAATAATGCTCCA
It encodes:
- the LOC11422523 gene encoding peptidyl-prolyl cis-trans isomerase 1; this encodes MSNPNPNPNPNPKVFFDMTVGDEPVGRIVMELYADTTPLTADNFRALCTGEKGLGSSGKPLHYKGSTFHRVIPDFMCQGGDFTAGNGTGGESIYGSKFADENFIKTHTGPGVLSMANAGPGTNGSQFFICTAKTEWLDGKHVVFGEVVEGMEVVKEIEKVGSGSGKTSKPVVIADCGQLSDDNHLNNQQHI
- the LOC11428118 gene encoding uncharacterized protein, coding for MELPEKLLFAIFLILSVAIDGTKADTMLTGTVICDQCKDGQRSLYDYPVNGAKVTLSCSDSNGQVTMSREETTNWFGSYTMRFDGAPDLGGCSAHVSGSNNRQGGPMSCGEGAGPAQNPRLMFRMFDMEMYAVDPLLAQPSQPMQYCSTSSNPSPPPPISSPPPHFNLPPMIFPEASACPSQKWTMPEYECYWRGVNRDTKVGVAFGMVAARRYGTDMTLWYGLKGRGDPYRTLLREGITALLNSYNSIQFSYHPLGVITHMNYALMGSTRDVLVTAYHFMRANSGAGNVSCKFTSCN